A DNA window from Solirubrobacterales bacterium contains the following coding sequences:
- a CDS encoding protoheme IX farnesyltransferase produces the protein MHDLRSVEAATQTRPIPSVQAAPAAEPSAVGRARQVAADYLELTKPRVQSLLLWTTVTTMLVAGSPSFELVFFTCLGGALSTGSAGAINHFIDRDIDLQMERTANRPIPAGRISPRAAVTYGIFLGVASVVVLVIAVNTLAAALATAGLLGYVFVYTLWLKRRTPQNIVIGGAAGAVPPLVGWAAVTGSLSPTAWLLFAIVFMWTPPHFWALSVLIKDDYAASAVPMLPVVRGVKSTTTHILVYSILLLVTTMIPVATGAFGAFYAVSALLLGSLFIYRAVQLTRNSERKIVLRTYLYSLTYLALLFVAMVVDTSL, from the coding sequence ATGCACGACCTCAGATCAGTGGAAGCAGCAACTCAAACCCGACCAATCCCGTCCGTCCAGGCGGCTCCGGCAGCTGAACCCAGCGCCGTCGGTCGCGCGCGCCAAGTTGCCGCCGACTACCTCGAACTCACAAAGCCGCGCGTCCAGTCACTGCTGCTCTGGACCACCGTCACGACGATGCTCGTCGCTGGCAGCCCGTCCTTCGAGCTGGTCTTCTTCACCTGCCTGGGCGGAGCGCTCTCGACTGGCAGCGCCGGCGCGATCAACCACTTCATCGACCGCGACATCGACCTGCAGATGGAGCGCACTGCCAACCGCCCGATTCCGGCCGGTCGCATTTCGCCGCGCGCCGCGGTGACTTACGGGATCTTTCTCGGCGTTGCCTCGGTCGTAGTGCTGGTGATCGCGGTCAACACCCTGGCTGCCGCGCTAGCAACCGCGGGCCTGCTCGGCTACGTCTTCGTATACACGCTGTGGCTCAAACGCCGCACACCTCAGAACATCGTGATCGGTGGAGCTGCGGGCGCCGTGCCCCCTCTGGTGGGCTGGGCGGCCGTCACAGGGTCGCTGAGCCCTACTGCCTGGTTGCTCTTCGCGATCGTCTTCATGTGGACGCCGCCTCACTTCTGGGCGCTTTCCGTGTTGATCAAAGACGACTACGCCGCAAGCGCAGTGCCAATGCTGCCGGTCGTGCGTGGTGTGAAGTCAACGACAACGCACATCCTCGTCTACTCGATCCTGCTGCTCGTGACCACAATGATCCCAGTGGCAACCGGCGCCTTCGGCGCCTTCTACGCCGTTTCAGCGCTTTTGCTGGGGTCGCTCTTCATCTATCGCGCGGTCCAACTTACGCGCAACAGCGAGCGCAAAATCGTCCTCAGGACCTATCTCTACTCGCTCACGTACCTCGCGCTGCTCTTCGTCGCGATGGTCGTGGACACGTCGCTCTAG
- a CDS encoding c-type cytochrome, which translates to MQIRPHNTSKKTFALGALLVVSVFVAGCGNNSKTSLSNGKTLFTAKCGGCHKLARASTVGTIGPDLDEAFRQSVKDGMGDTIQGVVEGQIKYPSQKLYPKSLVMPPDLVTGMDANDVAAYVSYAVAKPGKDPGALGQIGGGTDGRGLFKTNCAACHRLADAGTVGTVGPNLDQTKLGLAAAIKQIENGGNGMPAFKGALTDAQIKLIAAYLEKVKGK; encoded by the coding sequence ATGCAGATACGACCTCACAATACATCGAAAAAAACCTTCGCGCTCGGAGCACTCCTGGTGGTCAGCGTCTTCGTCGCGGGCTGCGGGAACAACTCCAAGACCTCCCTCTCCAATGGCAAGACGCTCTTCACCGCCAAGTGCGGCGGTTGTCACAAGCTGGCGCGCGCCAGCACGGTTGGCACGATCGGCCCTGACCTTGACGAAGCTTTCCGTCAGTCCGTCAAGGATGGGATGGGCGACACAATCCAGGGAGTCGTCGAAGGCCAGATCAAGTACCCCTCCCAGAAGCTCTACCCGAAGAGCTTGGTCATGCCACCTGACCTCGTAACCGGCATGGACGCCAACGACGTCGCGGCATATGTCTCCTACGCAGTCGCGAAGCCGGGCAAGGACCCGGGCGCTTTGGGTCAAATAGGCGGAGGCACCGACGGCAGGGGTCTCTTCAAGACCAACTGCGCCGCTTGCCACAGGCTCGCAGATGCCGGAACTGTTGGCACGGTTGGCCCGAATCTCGACCAGACCAAGCTCGGCCTGGCTGCTGCCATCAAGCAGATAGAGAACGGCGGCAACGGAATGCCCGCATTCAAGGGCGCTCTCACCGACGCTCAGATCAAGTTGATCGCGGCGTATCTCGAGAAGGTCAAGGGCAAATAG
- the ctaD gene encoding cytochrome c oxidase subunit I, which yields MAASLRSPGWYRATFSMAIGYVVAFVIVTGMRLLLGWEQEISWESITTVALLTVPVAFLYGIGCMDYWLYWLSGKPTKVDDHADHGARKWQDYFHFNTDHKVIGIQYIVTTFFFFMIGGMLAMLFRAELLEPGMQFVDAQTFNGLFSAHAALMIFLFMVPVFAGIANYVLPLMLGAPDMAFPRLNALSFWFLPIAGVMMVLSFIVPGGAFATGWTAYAPLSTNAPLGQTFFSVAAQFAGSSSILTAINFLVTIITMRAPGMTFWRMPLLGWANFSTSLLVVLATPFIAGSQFMILFDRALGMNFFDAAQGGSSVMYQHVFWFYSHPAVYIMVLPGFGIISEVISTHARKPVFGYRMMAFSLLAIIVLGFAVWAHHMFVAPMQNWIRIPMMLTTMLIAVPTGVKIFSWLGTMWGGVIHMRTPMYWAFGFITMFVLGGISGVMLAVVPFDIAVSDTYFIVAHFHYVLFGGSLFTIFAGIYHWFPKMTGRMYNEKLGKWHFWMTFISFNATFGPQHLIGLEGMPRRVADYAQQFAAWNFFISISSFVLGASMLIFLYNMVWSWRKGPIAPANPWHAHTLEWQVSSPPPIFNFDEVPTVVGHPYEYGVPGARHGIFKEPEPVVATVGAPAEERVAEERVAETAPEADDTSTTNGDA from the coding sequence ATGGCCGCATCACTCCGCTCCCCAGGTTGGTACCGCGCAACTTTTTCGATGGCGATCGGCTACGTCGTTGCCTTCGTCATCGTCACCGGCATGCGCCTTCTCCTTGGCTGGGAGCAGGAAATCAGCTGGGAATCGATCACCACCGTCGCACTCCTGACCGTCCCGGTTGCGTTCCTCTACGGAATCGGCTGCATGGACTACTGGCTCTACTGGCTCTCGGGCAAGCCGACCAAGGTTGATGACCACGCCGACCACGGTGCGCGCAAGTGGCAGGACTACTTCCACTTCAACACCGACCACAAGGTCATCGGCATCCAGTACATCGTCACGACGTTCTTCTTCTTCATGATCGGCGGAATGCTCGCGATGCTGTTCCGCGCCGAGCTGCTCGAGCCCGGCATGCAGTTCGTCGACGCTCAGACCTTCAACGGTCTCTTCTCTGCGCACGCCGCGTTGATGATCTTCCTCTTCATGGTGCCGGTATTCGCCGGAATCGCCAACTACGTCCTACCGCTGATGCTCGGTGCGCCGGACATGGCCTTCCCCCGCCTGAACGCCCTGTCCTTCTGGTTCCTGCCGATCGCGGGCGTGATGATGGTCCTGAGCTTCATCGTGCCCGGCGGCGCTTTCGCGACCGGCTGGACCGCTTACGCACCGCTCTCGACAAACGCGCCGCTGGGCCAAACCTTCTTCTCAGTTGCTGCGCAGTTTGCGGGATCCTCATCAATCCTGACGGCGATCAACTTCTTGGTCACGATCATCACGATGCGCGCGCCAGGCATGACCTTCTGGCGCATGCCGCTGCTCGGTTGGGCCAACTTCTCAACCTCGCTGCTGGTCGTGCTCGCAACGCCGTTCATCGCGGGTTCGCAGTTCATGATCCTCTTCGACCGCGCGCTCGGCATGAACTTCTTCGACGCCGCCCAGGGTGGCAGCTCGGTGATGTACCAGCACGTGTTTTGGTTCTACAGCCACCCGGCGGTGTACATCATGGTCCTTCCGGGCTTCGGAATCATCTCGGAGGTGATCTCGACACACGCTCGAAAACCCGTATTCGGATATCGAATGATGGCGTTCTCCTTGCTCGCCATCATCGTGCTCGGATTCGCCGTATGGGCGCACCATATGTTCGTGGCGCCGATGCAGAATTGGATTCGAATACCAATGATGCTGACCACCATGCTCATTGCCGTTCCAACGGGAGTGAAGATCTTCTCCTGGCTCGGAACCATGTGGGGAGGTGTGATCCATATGCGGACACCCATGTACTGGGCCTTCGGCTTCATAACGATGTTCGTGCTGGGCGGCATCAGCGGAGTCATGCTGGCCGTCGTCCCATTCGACATCGCGGTTTCTGACACGTACTTCATAGTCGCGCACTTCCACTATGTGCTGTTCGGAGGATCGCTCTTCACGATCTTCGCCGGGATCTATCACTGGTTTCCCAAGATGACCGGGCGCATGTACAACGAGAAGCTGGGCAAATGGCACTTCTGGATGACGTTTATCAGCTTCAACGCCACCTTTGGCCCTCAGCACCTGATTGGTCTCGAGGGCATGCCGCGACGTGTAGCTGACTACGCACAGCAGTTCGCTGCCTGGAACTTCTTCATATCGATCTCATCTTTCGTGCTGGGCGCGTCGATGCTGATCTTCCTCTACAACATGGTCTGGTCCTGGCGCAAGGGTCCGATCGCGCCGGCCAACCCGTGGCACGCACACACACTTGAGTGGCAGGTCAGCAGCCCGCCGCCAATCTTCAACTTCGACGAGGTCCCGACGGTCGTCGGTCACCCCTACGAGTACGGCGTTCCCGGCGCACGTCACGGCATATTCAAGGAGCCCGAGCCGGTAGTCGCCACAGTAGGCGCACCTGCCGAGGAGCGCGTTGCCGAGGAGCGCGTTGCCGAGACAGCGCCCGAAGCCGATGACACTTCGACCACTAACGGAGACGCATAG
- a CDS encoding heme-copper oxidase subunit III — MEAHAAHDDHSEGHMPVANSSANVNREWLGMVLFITSELMLFGSFFAAYFFIRVVQGDPWMPEGQELPIYVALANSAILFSSSATMHWALEGIKHNNRKAFKTGLVLTILLGATFFGIQISEYVHLGFLPKDSAQATVFFSLTGLHGAHVVVGLIILMVVANRAFKGHYGPEKEKHWGVEIPGLYWHFVDVMWLFVFTTLYVL; from the coding sequence ATGGAAGCCCACGCAGCGCACGATGACCACAGCGAAGGCCACATGCCGGTCGCCAACTCTTCGGCGAACGTCAACCGCGAATGGCTTGGAATGGTCCTGTTCATCACCTCGGAGCTGATGCTCTTCGGTTCATTCTTCGCCGCATACTTCTTTATTCGCGTCGTCCAGGGCGACCCGTGGATGCCCGAGGGCCAGGAGTTGCCGATCTACGTAGCGCTGGCAAACTCAGCGATTCTTTTCTCGTCATCAGCGACCATGCATTGGGCGCTTGAGGGAATCAAGCACAACAATCGCAAGGCATTCAAGACCGGCCTCGTGCTCACCATTCTTCTCGGAGCCACCTTTTTCGGCATCCAGATCAGCGAGTACGTCCACCTGGGCTTCCTGCCCAAGGACAGCGCGCAGGCGACTGTGTTCTTCAGCCTCACCGGATTGCACGGAGCTCACGTGGTCGTTGGCCTGATCATCCTCATGGTTGTTGCCAACCGTGCCTTCAAGGGCCACTACGGCCCCGAGAAAGAAAAGCACTGGGGCGTTGAAATCCCCGGTCTGTACTGGCACTTCGTCGACGTGATGTGGTTGTTCGTGTTCACAACCCTCTACGTACTTTAG
- the coxB gene encoding cytochrome c oxidase subunit II produces MKASHRIVGIVVALLVTAGLIAFSLAYDWMGTLVAEDMKPVDTVYKALLIASIPFFIIICAILAFCLVEFRAKPEDPEDKDGAPFHGSTKIEIVWTIIPTIVVMALGLYAWTVLDKVEAAQPNSMTIKVIGQQFAWNYQYPEQGVKTSGDLVVPVDRPLYFEMTSADVIHSFYIPSARVKRDVADGFTTRIRFKPDKLGSYPILCAELCGIGHATMRSTLRVVTPAQFTAWVAAQKSAKAPKPTGANTDPQTWPGAFQDSATAK; encoded by the coding sequence ATGAAAGCCTCACATCGCATCGTCGGCATAGTTGTCGCCCTCTTGGTGACCGCTGGGCTGATCGCATTCTCCCTCGCCTACGACTGGATGGGAACGCTGGTCGCCGAGGACATGAAGCCGGTTGACACGGTGTACAAGGCGTTGCTCATCGCCTCGATCCCGTTCTTCATCATCATTTGCGCGATCCTCGCCTTCTGCCTCGTCGAGTTTCGCGCCAAGCCGGAAGACCCCGAGGACAAGGACGGCGCTCCGTTCCACGGCTCAACCAAGATCGAGATCGTCTGGACGATCATTCCGACGATCGTCGTCATGGCGCTGGGCCTCTACGCCTGGACCGTGCTCGACAAGGTCGAGGCAGCGCAGCCGAACTCGATGACGATCAAGGTGATCGGTCAGCAGTTCGCCTGGAACTACCAGTACCCCGAACAGGGCGTCAAGACCAGCGGAGACCTCGTCGTCCCGGTCGACCGCCCGCTCTATTTCGAGATGACATCTGCCGACGTCATTCACAGTTTCTACATCCCGTCAGCACGCGTCAAACGCGACGTCGCCGACGGCTTCACCACCCGCATCCGCTTCAAGCCAGACAAGCTCGGCTCCTACCCGATCCTTTGCGCCGAGCTGTGCGGAATTGGACACGCGACCATGCGTTCGACGCTGCGTGTGGTCACTCCCGCCCAGTTCACCGCATGGGTTGCGGCCCAGAAGAGCGCCAAAGCGCCCAAGCCGACCGGCGCAAACACCGACCCCCAGACCTGGCCCGGAGCATTCCAAGACTCCGCAACAGCCAAGTAG
- a CDS encoding glycosyltransferase: MRILIFHGYLLRGTGSNVYNAELARALVADGHDVDLVCQEKSAKDLEWVDALGTWDNAGELVVEEFDRKRGKGRGRCTVFLPPIADQLPVYVQDNYKGFVARTFDQFDDTELEFYVARNVMAVKAVAEREKPDYALGNHMVMGPYILSQALGDEVPYVAKIHGSAMEYIVRPYPRFLPYARTGVGEARLVLVGSRHIAERTWDTLRIPGLESRIFLGPPGVDIARFRPAKNREAALTGLADAGERVLGLPRLGYGPGQQVATDALFDRVRTAARMDGMMGYPEVAEEIAGMQTTYENDGIDSAAGDALRSLAAIDAPIVLFVGKLIVSKGVDLLVVAWPFVRKTHADARLLVTGFGAYREGLEMLIAAISDGDLVTARWIAEGGRAFEGDKAAPLKLVLAMLDRLERDEDALKAYIEAARGMRDSVTFVGRLEHEFLADVIPVAECQVVPSTFPEAFGMVAAEAAACGVAPISADHSGLAEVTSKLQSNLSGASAALLSFSTEESAVEQLATRISGVLALSAAQRAELSARLVQTADESFSWAGVARDLLAAAQGQTDSLQRP, from the coding sequence ATGAGAATTCTGATCTTTCACGGCTACTTGCTTCGGGGGACGGGTAGCAACGTCTACAACGCCGAACTCGCGCGCGCCCTCGTGGCGGACGGTCACGATGTTGACCTCGTCTGCCAGGAGAAGTCCGCGAAGGACCTCGAATGGGTTGACGCCCTGGGAACCTGGGACAACGCCGGTGAGCTTGTCGTCGAGGAGTTCGATCGCAAACGCGGCAAGGGTCGCGGTCGCTGTACCGTCTTCCTGCCGCCGATCGCGGATCAGTTGCCCGTTTATGTGCAGGACAACTACAAGGGCTTTGTCGCCCGCACATTTGACCAGTTCGACGACACCGAGCTGGAGTTCTACGTCGCCCGCAACGTGATGGCGGTGAAGGCTGTGGCAGAGCGTGAGAAACCCGATTACGCGCTCGGCAATCACATGGTGATGGGGCCGTACATCCTCTCGCAGGCCCTCGGCGACGAAGTGCCGTACGTGGCAAAGATCCATGGCAGCGCGATGGAGTACATCGTCCGCCCATACCCTCGATTCCTGCCTTACGCTCGTACTGGCGTCGGCGAGGCCCGCCTGGTGCTGGTGGGATCGAGGCACATTGCAGAGCGCACGTGGGACACACTGAGGATTCCAGGGCTCGAGTCGCGCATTTTTCTTGGCCCCCCCGGCGTGGACATCGCACGCTTCAGGCCGGCCAAGAATCGCGAAGCCGCCCTTACCGGACTGGCCGATGCAGGCGAGCGGGTGCTCGGCTTGCCGCGGCTCGGGTACGGCCCGGGTCAGCAGGTCGCAACCGACGCGCTGTTTGATCGCGTTCGCACGGCCGCGCGGATGGACGGCATGATGGGCTATCCAGAGGTCGCTGAGGAGATCGCGGGGATGCAGACCACCTACGAGAACGACGGAATCGACTCCGCGGCCGGAGACGCGCTGCGTTCGCTGGCCGCAATTGACGCGCCGATCGTCCTTTTCGTCGGCAAGCTGATCGTCTCGAAGGGTGTCGATCTCCTGGTCGTTGCGTGGCCATTCGTGCGCAAGACCCACGCCGATGCGCGTTTGCTCGTGACGGGATTTGGCGCCTACCGCGAGGGACTGGAGATGTTGATAGCCGCGATCTCGGATGGGGATCTTGTGACCGCGCGCTGGATCGCGGAAGGCGGACGAGCGTTTGAGGGCGACAAGGCCGCGCCGCTCAAGTTGGTTCTAGCGATGCTCGATCGCCTGGAACGGGACGAAGACGCGCTCAAGGCTTACATCGAAGCCGCGCGCGGAATGCGCGACTCGGTCACGTTTGTGGGACGCCTTGAGCACGAGTTTCTCGCCGACGTGATCCCCGTCGCGGAATGCCAGGTCGTCCCGAGCACCTTTCCCGAGGCCTTCGGCATGGTGGCCGCAGAGGCCGCAGCCTGCGGCGTGGCGCCGATCAGCGCCGACCACTCCGGGCTTGCCGAAGTCACCTCGAAACTTCAGTCCAATTTGTCGGGCGCATCTGCGGCTCTGCTGAGCTTCAGCACAGAGGAGTCCGCGGTGGAGCAGCTGGCGACCCGCATCAGCGGAGTTCTGGCGCTCTCCGCAGCCCAGCGCGCAGAGCTCTCGGCGCGACTCGTGCAGACTGCCGACGAAAGCTTCTCCTGGGCCGGCGTGGCTCGGGATCTGCTGGCCGCCGCGCAGGGTCAGACTGATTCTCTACAGCGCCCGTGA
- a CDS encoding CBS domain-containing protein codes for MLVSEGMSRVVLTVGPQQTLRDVAKQMTERKVGAAVVIDPDAPGPAIVTERDILRAYAENRVTGGDPVINHATERIVFAAPNWSLEQAADEMVRGSFRHLIVIDAGEIVGILSMRDIVTSWAGDGATSEVPVQRTA; via the coding sequence ATGTTGGTGAGTGAGGGAATGTCCAGGGTCGTGCTGACCGTGGGACCGCAACAGACTTTGCGTGACGTCGCCAAGCAGATGACCGAGCGAAAGGTTGGCGCAGCGGTTGTGATCGACCCCGACGCGCCGGGTCCAGCGATTGTGACGGAGCGCGACATTCTTCGCGCCTACGCCGAGAACCGCGTTACGGGGGGCGATCCAGTTATCAATCATGCGACCGAGCGAATCGTTTTTGCAGCGCCCAACTGGTCGCTCGAACAGGCGGCCGACGAGATGGTCCGCGGCAGCTTCCGACACCTGATTGTGATCGACGCAGGCGAAATCGTCGGCATTCTCTCGATGCGCGACATCGTCACTTCATGGGCCGGGGACGGCGCCACGAGCGAAGTACCGGTTCAGCGAACGGCTTAG
- a CDS encoding GGDEF domain-containing protein: protein MELSGFPRREPGAAGHAGTTTTADEARARAEADESGFASIGLPAEAGWYVSAALYWIGGLAVVLIDQLTSNIDPVIGVLGTIELATAPLLLLGARFAPDAPWGAPVRILMPSIILVVGGFVVGGAISALVLLLLFPVLAVAYMHKPSVSIPYCSAALLAMNALLLAHQRADAQIARAIVLTGVAAALVTGLVFSQSRLRRAAAANHSRSITDPLTGLANLRGLRARLRQELQRSTRDQSEIVMFAIDLDDFKEVNDRFSYALGDAVLQSVAQALAEEVEPGDLVARRGGDEFAILTIATPGRHMARFGDRIAASIERTRRAICPDVNPRASVTRVAHVAGETAEAFLRRVDDGLHDAKLDAHPERFGITPELAGDHPQVALDEHNSRALAGARRAHVGRMRRGGRARGDGSTIEWRMTAATAFVPAALITIVVGLGLLPSAQTVSSLISVLGLIAIGAGALVAARKTLDRRWLHPFVAATLGLMLAGVALSGDARYALAELSMLSAPLAVMLFGWRPAIPYVVVSGGAYAYFVIASGQRFAVMQAVLLIGVLIVLNVLLQRGDRLADEFSAAAEAMSVVDPLTGAANIRGFEARVEQEIARCEAMGDEVCLTMIDLDRFKDVNDRYSHSIGDALLIETARAIESVAREDELVVRRGGDEFVVVCAPGLPTDLDAIGARLAEAILTARVRLTPDIVAGATVVNVLRHEGEGANELMQRADEELRLAKANSRAARSEQLT from the coding sequence ATGGAACTGAGCGGATTCCCTCGTAGGGAACCAGGTGCGGCAGGGCATGCCGGCACCACGACAACCGCAGATGAGGCGCGGGCGCGCGCCGAAGCCGACGAGAGCGGCTTCGCCAGCATCGGCCTACCGGCCGAAGCCGGTTGGTACGTGTCCGCAGCCCTCTACTGGATCGGCGGCCTCGCTGTCGTACTGATCGACCAGCTCACGTCAAACATCGATCCGGTGATTGGCGTTCTTGGCACGATCGAACTTGCGACGGCCCCGTTGTTGTTGCTTGGCGCTCGCTTCGCGCCCGATGCCCCGTGGGGTGCACCGGTGCGCATTCTCATGCCCTCGATCATCCTCGTTGTCGGCGGCTTTGTCGTCGGGGGCGCGATCAGCGCACTCGTGTTGTTACTGCTCTTCCCGGTTCTGGCCGTGGCATACATGCATAAGCCGTCAGTCTCGATTCCCTATTGCTCGGCAGCACTCTTGGCCATGAACGCGCTACTCCTCGCCCACCAACGAGCTGATGCGCAGATCGCCCGCGCGATTGTCCTCACTGGAGTGGCGGCCGCGCTTGTCACAGGACTTGTCTTTTCCCAGAGCCGCTTGCGGCGCGCCGCAGCCGCTAACCACAGCCGCTCGATCACCGACCCGCTCACGGGGCTCGCGAACCTACGCGGCCTGCGCGCGCGTCTTCGGCAGGAGCTCCAACGCTCAACGCGCGACCAGAGCGAGATTGTGATGTTCGCGATCGACCTCGACGACTTCAAGGAGGTCAACGATCGCTTCAGCTATGCGCTCGGCGACGCAGTGCTTCAATCGGTTGCCCAGGCGCTGGCCGAGGAGGTCGAGCCCGGAGACCTGGTCGCGCGGCGCGGTGGCGATGAATTCGCGATTCTGACCATTGCCACCCCCGGCCGCCACATGGCCCGCTTCGGCGATCGCATCGCGGCATCAATCGAACGCACCAGGCGGGCGATCTGCCCGGACGTGAACCCTCGCGCGAGCGTGACCCGCGTCGCCCACGTAGCGGGCGAGACCGCGGAGGCATTCTTGCGCCGTGTCGACGACGGCCTGCACGACGCCAAGCTCGACGCTCACCCGGAGCGTTTTGGCATCACGCCTGAATTGGCTGGCGACCACCCGCAGGTCGCTCTCGATGAGCACAACTCACGCGCGCTGGCCGGAGCCCGTCGCGCCCACGTCGGCCGGATGCGCCGCGGCGGACGCGCTCGTGGGGACGGAAGCACGATCGAATGGCGAATGACCGCGGCGACGGCCTTCGTGCCGGCGGCCCTGATCACGATCGTCGTCGGGCTCGGACTGCTTCCCAGCGCTCAGACTGTCTCCTCGTTGATAAGTGTCCTTGGACTGATCGCGATCGGTGCCGGTGCGCTGGTCGCGGCGCGCAAGACGCTCGACCGGCGCTGGCTCCACCCTTTCGTCGCCGCGACGCTCGGTCTGATGCTTGCCGGCGTCGCCCTCTCGGGCGACGCCCGTTACGCGCTTGCAGAGCTCAGCATGCTCTCTGCCCCACTCGCCGTGATGCTTTTCGGCTGGCGCCCGGCGATTCCATATGTCGTCGTGTCGGGCGGCGCCTACGCGTACTTCGTGATCGCGTCAGGCCAGCGTTTTGCGGTGATGCAGGCAGTTCTTCTGATCGGCGTACTGATCGTTCTCAACGTCTTGCTGCAGCGCGGCGACCGGCTGGCGGACGAGTTCAGCGCAGCCGCGGAGGCGATGTCAGTCGTTGATCCGCTCACCGGCGCGGCCAACATCCGTGGATTCGAAGCGCGCGTCGAACAGGAGATCGCGCGCTGCGAAGCGATGGGGGACGAAGTCTGCTTGACGATGATCGACCTCGATCGCTTCAAGGACGTGAACGACCGCTACAGCCACTCGATAGGCGACGCGCTGCTGATCGAAACGGCCCGCGCAATCGAATCTGTGGCCCGCGAGGACGAGCTTGTGGTGCGACGCGGCGGGGATGAATTTGTGGTCGTCTGCGCTCCGGGCCTCCCAACGGACCTCGATGCGATCGGCGCGCGACTTGCGGAGGCCATACTCACCGCCCGCGTGCGCCTCACTCCGGACATCGTCGCCGGGGCAACCGTCGTCAATGTTCTTCGACATGAGGGTGAGGGTGCGAACGAACTGATGCAGCGAGCAGACGAGGAACTACGCCTCGCGAAGGCGAATAGCCGCGCCGCGCGAAGCGAGCAGCTGACGTAG